The Pseudothermotoga sp. region ATCGATACCCCTGTAATAGCCGTACTTTTCACTCACGTTACGAACCTTTTCAATGTATTGACTTCCACCAACCTGTGCGGTGTTCACAACGAAATCGCAGTCGCTCAAAGCCTTTTCTAAACTTTCGGTTGCCTCAATCTTCAAATTTGCCCCGGTTTCTTCAGCGTACCGAGTGGCTAACTTGAAGACCGCGTTCAAGCGGGTAACATCGATATCCATGAGGACAACCGTGGAGTTCGAAAAACCTTTGAGTTTGCACAGATCGTTCACAAGACTCATTGAAAAGACAGCACTTCCGGCGCCGACGATCGAAATTTTCAACGATTTCACCCCCCACAGTTTCGTTTTCAGTTAAGATTCTAGCAAAAGGAACGTGGCAAAATGTTGGTGGAAGAAGGTGTGAACGTTCATGGATAGAAGATGGTTAATGATCGTTGTGTTGATCGCACTCGCTTTTTGGATATCTGTCGTTCTATATTTCGGCACTCGGAATGCGAACGTTTCGTCACAGCAAGCACGTTGGG contains the following coding sequences:
- a CDS encoding alpha-glucosidase/alpha-galactosidase, whose amino-acid sequence is MKSLKISIVGAGSAVFSMSLVNDLCKLKGFSNSTVVLMDIDVTRLNAVFKLATRYAEETGANLKIEATESLEKALSDCDFVVNTAQVGGSQYIEKVRNVSEKYGYYRGID